A DNA window from Vigna angularis cultivar LongXiaoDou No.4 chromosome 1, ASM1680809v1, whole genome shotgun sequence contains the following coding sequences:
- the LOC108332055 gene encoding zinc finger CCCH domain-containing protein 17 encodes MDEDSLKRNTDCVYFLASPLTCKKGAECEYRHNEIARLNPRDCWYWVSGQCLNPTCAFRHPPLDGHTGVPAPSEPAQISLPANKTMVPCYFFFNGFCNKGDKCSFLHGSDDSIFTVKPVKNDNGSTDARNLENKTSSGNGTGVASVPTHQSLTIPKHLSDFKRQPKEKLQLSKNVKQQGDSLVISASEYKEAAVSRSDSPFPDDGFVHNVSHLRTERSSEEQVNSQIEPEERWESSPHSPGFDVLVHNELENLGYEEDSEYLPVLDRNEQELNEQYLGYEFKDPVEYDTMCPEADILYPQETYDGYRCFDSDLTHGNGRTVRTYSRDIFLDSIFSRKRIRMSAEVAAYDNNLDLRDHLRRRRENNGPPIAGFLRRQESSSLMIRNQERHQRPGIEQRPSRLTSQLGYSAIDSIGEVETLSIANKHRLFRRSQQHKPRKHYREKPAKRPFLSSKISRKPVFKQRGFVEESTAFSGPKTLAEIREEKKKAEEGLHWKRPSTDFQDPKPLSEILKDKRTMD; translated from the exons GGCTTAACCCTAGGGATTGCTGGTACTGGGTATCTGGCCAATGCCTGAATCCAACGTGTGCTTTTAGACACCCT CCTCTGGATGGGCACACTGGAGTGCCAGCGCCATCTGAACCTGCACAGATTTCATTGCCTGCAAACAAGACAATGGTTCcgtgttattttttcttcaatggaTTTTGCAACAAAGGTGACAAATGCTCTTTTTTGCATGGGTCTGATGATAGCATTTTTACTGTAAAACCTGTGAAGAATGATAACGGAAGCACCGATGCACGCAATCtagaaaataaaacatcatCAGGAAATGGAACTGGTGTAGCGTCAGTGCCAACTCACCAATCTTTAACTATTCCAAAGCATTTGTCTGATTTTAAGCGTCAGCCCAAGGAAAAGttacagttatccaaaaatGTTAAGCAGCAAGGCGATTCCCTAGTGATATCTGCTTCTGAATACAAAGAAGCTGCAGTAAGTAGGTCAGACTCTCCGTTTCCAGATGACGGCTTTGTACATAATGTATCTCATTTACGCACTGAGCGGAGTTCGGAAGAGCAAGTAAATAGTCAAATTGAGCCTGAGGAGCGGTGGGAATCATCCCCTCATTCCCCTGGATTTGACGTTCTTGTTCACAATGAATTGGAGAACTTGGGTTACGAGGAAGATTCTGAATATTTACCAGTGCTTGATAGGAATGAGCAAGAGCTGAATGAACAGTACTTGGGGTATGAATTTAAGGATCCAGTTGAGTATGATACTATGTGCCCGGAAGCTGATATTCTGTATCCACAAGAAACATATGATGGTTACAGATGTTTTGATAGTGACCTTACTCATGGTAATGGCAGAACAGTTCGTACTTATTCCAGAGATATATTCTTAGATTCTATATTCTCCAGGAAAAGGATTCGGATGTCAGCTGAGGTGGCTGCCTATGACAATAATTTAGATCTACGTGACCATCTCAGGAGACGTAGAGAAAATAATGGGCCTCCCATTGCAGGTTTCTTAAGAAGACAAGAATCGTCTTCTTTGATGATTCGAAACCAGGAAAGGCACCAGAGGCCTGGCATTGAGCAGCGGCCAAGTAGATTGACATCACAACTGGGATATAGTGCTATAGATTCGATTGGAGAGGTTGAAACTCTTTCAATCGCTAACAAGCACAGGTTATTCAGGCGTTCCCAGCAACACAAACCAAGGAAGCATTATAGAGAAAAGCCAGCGAAACGACCATTTCTGTCATCTAAAATATCCAGGAAACCAGTTTTTAAACAAAGGGGATTTGTTGAGGAATCTACTGCATTTTCAGGACCTAAGACTCTTGCAGAAAttagagaagagaagaagaaggctGAAGAAGGTTTACATTGGAAACGCCCATCAACTGATTTCCAGGATCCCAAACCTCTGAGTGAAATTCTGAAGGACAAAAGGACCATGGATTAG